AGCTCTGGATGTTGGCGAAGTTGTTCACCGAGAACAGGGCGTAGTCCAGTTGGCTGGAGCCGCCGGCGCTCACCTTGTAGAGGGTCGCGCCGCTGACCTTGGTGCCGGCGCCGGGGTTCGCCCCGCCGCAGGTGGCGCACTGGTAGTTGAACTGCATCTCGCTGCCGCTGACCGCGGCCTGCGTCGAGAAGCAGTGCTTGTTGGTCAGCATGCGGTTGGTGTCGCCGACCCGCCAGGTGGTGCACATGCCGCCACCGCTGATCAGCAGCCGGGCCACCGCCCGGCCCCGGGCGTACTCGGTCGGGTGGCTGCTCTGGTAGCAGACCACGTCGCGCCGGGCGTCGGTGCCGCACACCGACTGCGCCGAGAGGTTGTGCTGGGCGATCTCGGTAGGAGCGTAGCCACGCCAGAACCGGTCGATGGTGGCGACGGTGGCCCGGGAGGACCGGCTGCTGTGCAGCGTCACCACCGCCGTGTCGCCGTCGACCGACATCGCCCAGAAGCCCGGTCGCCCGTCGGTGGTGTAGTCCGAGCCGGTCGCCCGGTCCAGGTGGCGGTCGTACCGGTGGCTCTCCCGGCCGTCCGGGCTCGACACGGTGACGTGGTCGCCGGGGGCCAGCCGCAGCGAGCTGAAGTGCACCTTGACGTAGGTCGCGCCGGGGTGCCGGATGACCTGGGTCCGGCCGTCCCGGGCGTAGGAGAGCGCGCCGTCGACGGTGCGCAGCTCGCCGACGGTGGTGACGCCCTCCGCCGAGAACTGCTCCGCCTCGGCCGCCCGCTCTGAGCGCGGAGTGAGCTGTTGGCCCGGGTACGCCTCGGCGGCGGGCACCGACAGCAGGCTCAGCCCGAGCGTGCAGGCGCCGATGGTGACCGCCGCCGTTCGCAGACGACGCAGGGT
The sequence above is a segment of the Micromonospora sp. WMMD882 genome. Coding sequences within it:
- a CDS encoding serine protease, coding for MKTTLRRLRTAAVTIGACTLGLSLLSVPAAEAYPGQQLTPRSERAAEAEQFSAEGVTTVGELRTVDGALSYARDGRTQVIRHPGATYVKVHFSSLRLAPGDHVTVSSPDGRESHRYDRHLDRATGSDYTTDGRPGFWAMSVDGDTAVVTLHSSRSSRATVATIDRFWRGYAPTEIAQHNLSAQSVCGTDARRDVVCYQSSHPTEYARGRAVARLLISGGGMCTTWRVGDTNRMLTNKHCFSTQAAVSGSEMQFNYQCATCGGANPGAGTKVSGATLYKVSAGGSSQLDYALFSVNNFANIQSFGTLYLATTATTTGARMYVPGHGDGNPKRLSIYEDTQGGALCTVRNANYNTWNISYSCDTSGGNSGSPVLDANHRVIALHHLGGCPANQGAKAHLIYNEIASLIANG